In Bosea sp. PAMC 26642, the DNA window CGGCTCTTCCTCGAAAAGGAGGCGACGGCGCTCTATACGTTGAACGCGACCGACGATGAGATCGCGCAGCAGCGCGCTCGGCACGAGGCGATCGTCGCCCGCGCGCAGGCCGGCGGCGACGAGGCGCTGATCGAGGATGCCGAGGACGTCGACCGCCTGATGCACGAGGCGATCATCGACCATCTCGACAACGACATCGTCTCGAAGGCCTTCCGTGTCACCTGGCTGAAGATCAGGCTGATCCGGCAATACGAAACCCGGATACAGAACCACATCCTGGTGCCGGTGATGCAGGACCATCTCAAGATCATAGCGGCGATCGAGACGCGCGACCCAGACGCCGCCGCCGCTGAAATGGCGGTCCATATCGGCAACGCCCGAAACCGGGCGATGAGCTACTGACGAGGAATTGAAAGGGAACCACTCCGTCATTCCAGACAAGCCGCACAGCGGTGCCGATCCGGAATCCATCATAAGATACCGCCGGTCCTCGACGATGGATTCCGGGTCTCAACTTCGCTGCGCCCGGAATGATGGGGCACTTGGGATCGCTAAGGGATAGCCGGCTCTCGAACGAGGCCGGAAACGAGATCGAGCTGGATAACCGGCCGCATTGGGAGGAGACCACGATGACCAGACTGACGAAACGCACGCTTCTCAAGGGCTCCGCCGCCGGCGGTGTCGCGCTGTTCATGCCCGCCGTCCTACGCGCGCAGGCAACCGTTCTGCGCTGGGGCGAGATGCTGCCTGCGACTCACCCGCAGGTGCAGATGGTCGAGCGCATCAGCAAGGCGGTGAAGGAGAAGACCTCCGGCCGCGTCGATATCCAGACCTTCCCCGCCGGCCAGCTTGGCTCCGGCAAGGACATGATGGAGTCGGTGGCTTCGGGCGCGCTGACCATGACGACCGACGGGGCGGCCGCGCTCGGCTCGTTTCTGCCGCAGCTTTCGGTGGTGGAGGCGCCCTATCTCTGGCGCGACGCCGCCCATATGTCGAAGGTCGCCACCGCGCCGGTCTTCACCCAGATGAACGCCGAGCTGGAGAAGAAGCGCGGCATGCGCATGGCCGCTGTGACCTATTATGGCAAGCGCCACCTGACCACGGGTTCCAAGGTGGTGAAGAGCGCAGCCGACGTCGTCGGCCTCAAGCTCCGGGTGCCGCCGGTCGATACCTTCCGAGCCATGGTCGAGGCCTGGGGCGCCAAGGCGACGCCGGTCAACTTCAACGAGCTGTATCTGGCGCTGAGCCAGGGCGCCGTCGATGGGCAGGAGAACCCGCTGCCGACGATCCACAGCGCCAAGCTGCAGGAGGTGCAGAAGCACCTGATCCTGACCGGCCACATCATCACGCCGCGCCTCGTCATCGTGAACGCCGATTTCTGGAAAGGGCTGAAGGATGCCGACCGGAGCCTGCTGGAGGCGGCTATCGCCGAGGGCGTCACCTGGCAGGATGCGGAACTGTCGAGTCAGGAGGGCAGCCTCGTCGCAACGCTGAAGGCCGCCGGCATGACCGTGACCGAGCCCGATCTCGAAAGCTTCTCCAAGCCGGTTCTGGCCACCCTGCCCAAGCAGTTCGAGGGCAAATGGGGCAAGGGCACCTGGGACGCGCTCGCGGCGCTGTGAGCTGAGGCGGGCCCGCCACTCTCCGGGTCATCCCGGACAAGCCGCGTAGCGGCGCAGATCCGGGATCCATGCCTGAACCGTTCCGGCATGGATCCCGGATCTCCGCTTCGCTGCGCCCGGGATGACCCGGCGTGTTTCATCGTGATCGTCGTCAATGGTGCTGATGCTTTGAAATCCCTCCTCCACCTCTCAGACCGCATCGTGCGCTGGTCCGCCGTGGTGCTGCTGCTGGCGCTGCTGACGGCCGTGCTGCTCGGCGTGCTGTCTCGCCAGCTCAA includes these proteins:
- a CDS encoding GntR family transcriptional regulator, coding for MSQSEEDAPEAEPLKLRERAYASFTERLLAREIKPGQFVTQRELVAMTGFPLGAIRELIPRLEAEGLIKTVPQRGMQVAHVDLDLIRNAFQFRLFLEKEATALYTLNATDDEIAQQRARHEAIVARAQAGGDEALIEDAEDVDRLMHEAIIDHLDNDIVSKAFRVTWLKIRLIRQYETRIQNHILVPVMQDHLKIIAAIETRDPDAAAAEMAVHIGNARNRAMSY
- a CDS encoding sialic acid TRAP transporter substrate-binding protein SiaP, with the translated sequence MTRLTKRTLLKGSAAGGVALFMPAVLRAQATVLRWGEMLPATHPQVQMVERISKAVKEKTSGRVDIQTFPAGQLGSGKDMMESVASGALTMTTDGAAALGSFLPQLSVVEAPYLWRDAAHMSKVATAPVFTQMNAELEKKRGMRMAAVTYYGKRHLTTGSKVVKSAADVVGLKLRVPPVDTFRAMVEAWGAKATPVNFNELYLALSQGAVDGQENPLPTIHSAKLQEVQKHLILTGHIITPRLVIVNADFWKGLKDADRSLLEAAIAEGVTWQDAELSSQEGSLVATLKAAGMTVTEPDLESFSKPVLATLPKQFEGKWGKGTWDALAAL